The Streptomyces capitiformicae genome contains the following window.
CTTCCTGAAGCCCGCACGGATGACCCGGCCGGAGCCGCGCAGGTACTCGTCGATGCCGCGCATCTCGAAGGAGACGTGGTGCAGCGAGGTGTGCGGGCCCTGCGCGATGGCCATCGAGTGGTGCTGGTTGCTGATCCGCATGAAGTGCATGGCCTCGCCCATGCGGGGATGCCAGAGAGTGTCGGAGAGACGGAAACCGAGGTGAGTCTCGTACCACTCCCGGGTTTTGTTCAGGTCCGGCGAATTGAGGACGACGTGCGACAGCTTGACCGGAATCGACTCCCTCTCCTCGATCTTGCGATGCTGTCGCACCTCGACGTCCGCCGAGACCTCGATGGTGCGCCCATCGACGTCGAAGAAGCGGAAGCCGTAACCGCCGCCGGGGGTGTCCGCCTTGCCCGGCTGGGAGACCAGTTGCACTCCGCCGGCCAGCAGCCGCTCGGCGAGGGTGTCCACGTCCTGCGGTGAAGCCGCACCGTAGGAGATCAGGTCGAGCCGCTTCTCGTCAGCCTTGCGCAGCCGGACGACGTAGTTCTCGGGGGAGCCCTCGGCGGCCAGGAAGGAGACACCGGAGTCCTCGGCGACCTTGGTCAGGCCCCATACGCCGCCGTAGAAGTCGAGTTGCTTGTCGTAATCGGGCACGGCGAGGTCAACGTGCCGCAGATGGGTGAGCAGGCGGTTCATCGTGGGTGTCCTCTCAGGTGAGGTTGAGCAGCGCGGCCGCGTTGCCGCCGCGCACGGCGTCGAAGTCGGCGTCAGGCAGGGGGCGGCACGCAGAGCGCCGACGGGGTCGTCGGTGCCCATGTCGAAGGGGTAGTCGGAGCCCAGGAGGACCCGGTCGGCGTCTGCGGCAGTGATGCAGGCGGGCGCAGCCCGCGCCCACGTCGGAACGGGCTGTCCAGGCGTGGTCGGATCGGCCGATGTGCGTAGGGAGACAGCCGCCCCCTTGCGCGGCTGTCAGCTTCAGCTCGGGGCGCGGGCCAACACCCCCGAGAAGATGAGGTGCGAGAGGGCGA
Protein-coding sequences here:
- a CDS encoding VOC family protein — translated: MNRLLTHLRHVDLAVPDYDKQLDFYGGVWGLTKVAEDSGVSFLAAEGSPENYVVRLRKADEKRLDLISYGAASPQDVDTLAERLLAGGVQLVSQPGKADTPGGGYGFRFFDVDGRTIEVSADVEVRQHRKIEERESIPVKLSHVVLNSPDLNKTREWYETHLGFRLSDTLWHPRMGEAMHFMRISNQHHSMAIAQGPHTSLHHVSFEMRGIDEYLRGSGRVIRAGFRKLWGPGRHTAGDNTFTYFLDPHGNTVEYTTELEVLDEDTWHPHVYDFSDPDIADQWGTANPMNELVAKESFNDVDRGVFVAPPV